In the Malus domestica chromosome 16, GDT2T_hap1 genome, one interval contains:
- the LOC139192909 gene encoding probable leucine-rich repeat receptor-like protein kinase At1g68400 — MAAMAAVATLLLTSFFFAALHVSSNPDTEPLLSFKATSDASNKLTTWNSTSGDPCTWTGVSCTNNRVSRLVLENLDLRGSFEPLTALTQLRVLSLKGNRLSGPIPDLSNFTALKLLFLSYNDLSGDFPASATSLFRLYRLDLSYNNLSGEIPSTVNHLTHLLTLRLEANRFSGSLSGLSLPNLQDLNVSANRLTGEIPKSFSIFPVTAFAENPGLCGSPVQSCKGTSNDPTRPGSDGAIASPVMPAANPTVVASSPSSLPAKSAPNKSGNSHRVGSAKMSPEALIAIIVGDALVLVLVSLLLYCYFWRNFSTKMRQGKGRSKLLETEKIVYSSSPYSSAQPGYERGRMVFFEGVKRFELEDLLRASAEMLGKGGFGTAYKAVLDDGNVVAVKRLKDAQIGGKTQFEQHMAVLGRLSHPNIVSLRAYYFAREEKLLVYDYMPNGSLFWVLHGNRGPGRTPLDWTTRLKIAAGAARGLAFIHSSCSPLKLTHGNIKSTNILLDKTGNARVSDFGLSVFVPPPPATSSAPRSCGYRAPETLDGRKLTQKSDVYAFGVLLLELLTGKCPSVVDNGGSGGGYGGLVDLPRWVQSVVREEWTAEVFDLELMRYKDIEEEMVGLLQIAMACTAASPDQRPKMSQVVKMIDEIRGVAGSPSHEAGFESTSESPSLSEDTYGASQ; from the exons ATGGCAGCCATGGCCGCCGTGGCCACTCTTCTGCTCACGAGCTTCTTCTTCGCTGCTCTCCACGTCTCTTCAAATCCAGATACCGAACCTCTCCTATCATTCAAAGCCACGTCGGACGCATCCAACAAGCTCACCACCTGGAACTCCACCTCCGGTGACCCGTGCACCTGGACCGGCGTGTCATGCACAAATAACCGAGTCTCCCGACTCGTCCTCGAGAACCTCGACCTCCGCGGCTCATTCGAGCCACTCACCGCGCTAACTCAGCTGCGAGTTCTGAGCCTCAAGGGTAACCGCCTCTCCGGCCCCATTCCGGACCTTTCCAACTTCACCGCCCTCAAACTCTTATTCCTCTCCTACAACGACCTCTCCGGTGACTTTCCCGCCTCCGCAACCTCTCTCTTCCGTCTCTACCGTCTCGATCTGTCCTACAACAACTTATCCGGCGAGATTCCCTCAACGGTCAACCATTTGACCCATCTTCTCACTCTCCGGCTCGAGGCGAACCGTTTCTCCGGTTCACTGTCGGGTCTGAGCCTGCCGAATCTGCAGGACCTCAATGTGTCTGCGAACCGTCTGACCGGCGAAATACCCAAGTCCTTTTCGATTTTCCCCGTAACCGCTTTTGCTGAAAACCCGGGTCTATGCGGGTCTCCGGTGCAGAGCTGCAAGGGTACATCAAACGACCCGACCCGGCCTGGATCTGACGGAGCCATTGCGTCTCCTGTAATGCCTGCTGCTAACCCAACCGTCGTAGCGTCGTCGCCGAGTTCGTTGCCCGCGAAATCAGCGCCGAACAAATCGGGAAATTCTCACCGTGTTGGTAGCGCGAAAATGAGTCCGGAGGCTCTAATCGCCATCATAGTCGGCGACGCTTTAGTTCTCGTGCTGGTTTCGCTGCTCCTGTACTGCTACTTCTGGCGGAATTTCAGCACCAAAATGCGGCAGGGCAAGGGCCGCTCGAAGCTTCTAGAAACTGAGAAGATCGTGTACTCGTCGAGCCCTTACTCCTCTGCCCAACCCGGGTACGAGCGGGGTCGGATGGTGTTCTTCGAAGGAGTGAAGCGTTTCGAGCTCGAGGACTTGCTCAGGGCCTCGGCCGAGATGCTGGGGAAAGGCGGGTTCGGGACGGCGTACAAGGCGGTGCTCGACGATGGCAATGTGGTGGCTGTTAAGAGGCTCAAGGATGCTCAGATTGGCGGGAAGACTCAGTTCGAGCAGCACATGGCTGTGCTGGGGCGGCTCAGCCATCCCAACATTGTGAGCTTGAGGGCTTATTACTTCGCCAGGGAGGAGAAATTGTTGGTATACGATTACATGCCCAATGGCAGCCTGTTCTGGGTTCTCCACG GAAACCGTGGACCCGGTCGGACTCCGCTGGACTGGACAACGAGGCTGAAAATCGCAGCCGGAGCGGCTCGAGGCTTGGCATTCATTCACAGCTCGTGCAGTCCGCTTAAGCTCACCCACGGTAACATCAAGTCCACCAACATCCTCTTAGACAAGACCGGTAACGCCCGCGTCTCCGACTTCGGACTCTCCGTCTTCGTGCCTCCTCCGCCCGCCACGTCGTCCGCTCCGCGATCCTGCGGCTACCGCGCTCCCGAGACGTTGGACGGTCGGAAGTTGACGCAGAAATCAGACGTGTACGCTTTCGGTGTTCTCCTGCTGGAGCTGCTCACGGGGAAGTGTCCCTCCGTGGTGGATAATGGCGGGTCCGGGGGAGGATACGGTGGGCTTGTGGACCTGCCCAGGTGGGTCCAGTCTGTGGTCAGGGAAGAATGGACCGCGGAGGTGTTTGATTTGGAGCTGATGAGGTACAAGGATATTGAGGAGGAGATGGTGGGGCTTTTGCAGATTGCAATGGCTTGCACGGCGGCTTCGCCTGATCAACGTCCCAAGATGAGCCAGGTGGTGAAAATGATTGACGAGATTCGGGGCGTGGCTGGTTCGCCGAGTCACGAGGCGGGCTTTGAATCCACGTCCGAGTCGCCGTCGTTGTCGGAGGACACTTACGGGGCAAGTCAGTGA
- the LOC139192910 gene encoding glycosyltransferase BC10-like: MINLFVNMKAQDPNSPSFFPKSFNLQRHLRNLLSHFLLFVFGLTLGVVHSNLKEFSFGSLQFAQFPFSPMSPPPPSNISKTLMPNATSPTISVVATNTSASSSPPRIGLKDYLKPPKAFHDMNNSELLWRASMTPRIPEYPFHLVPKVAFMFLTRGPVVLAPLWEKFFAGHQGFYSIYVHSSPSYNHSSYTETPVFRGRRIPSQEVEWGKVSLIEAERRLLANALLDISNQRFVLLSEACIPLYNFSTVYSYLMNSTQTFVEVYDDPSGVGRGRYELSDYPGITIDQWRKGSQWFQADRDLALEFVSDRKYFPVFMKCKDYCFADEHYLPTFVYMKFGAKNANRTLTWVDWEKGGPHPTEYKSENVTAELLSDLRNGFGRKCEYNGRSTDVCFLFARKFPPTALDNLLKFARESIHFNT, from the exons ATGATTAATCTCTTTGTAAACATGAAGGCTCAAGATCCAAACTCTCCAAGCTTTTTTCCAAAATCCTTCAATCTCCAACGCCACCTCCGCAATCTCCTCTCACATTTCCTGCTCTTTGTTTTCGGATTAACCCTCGGAGTTGTACATAGCAATCTCAAGGAGTTTTCATTTGGCAGTCTACAATTCGCACAGTTCCCCTTCTCACCTATGTCACCTCCTCCTCCATCCAAtatttcaaaaaccctaatgccAAATGCAACCTCCCCAACAATATCCGTTGTTGCGACCAACACATCCGCTTCGTCAAGTCCTCCCCGCATAGGGTTGAAGGACTATCTGAAACCACCGAAGGCGTTTCACGACATGAACAATTCGGAACTGCTGTGGAGAGCTTCCATGACTCCGCGGATTCCAGAATATCCATTCCATCTCGTTCCAAAAGTTGCTTTCATGTTCTTGACAAGGGGGCCTGTTGTTTTGGCACCATTGTGGGAGAAGTTTTTTGCAGGGCATCAAGGTTTCTACTCAATTTATGTGCACTCAAGTCCGTCCTACAATCACTCATCGTACACCGAAACTCCAGTTTTTCGTGGCCGGAGAATTCCGAGTCAG GAAGTGGAATGGGGGAAGGTGAGCTTGATCGAGGCAGAGCGCCGCCTCCTGGCGAATGCTCTTCTCGACATCTCAAACCAGCGTTTTGTTCTGCTCTCAGAAGCATGCATTCCCCTCTACAACTTCTCCACTGTCTACTCCTACCTCATGAACTCCACCCAAACTTTCGTCGAGGTCTATGACGATCCCAGTGGAGTGGGACGCGGCCGGTATGAACTCAGTGACTACCCGGGAATCACAATCGATCAATGGCGAAAAGGGTCGCAGTGGTTCCAAGCGGATAGAGACCTTGCCCTTGAATTCGTATCAGACCGAAAATACTTCCCAGTGTTCATGAAATGCAAGGACTACTGTTTTGCAGATGAACATTATTTGCCAACGTTTGTGTACATGAAATTTGGAGCAAAGAATGCAAATAGGACGTTGACCTGGGTTGACTGGGAAAAGGGTGGCCCACACCCGACGGAGTACAAGAGCGAAAATGTGACGGCGGAGCTTTTGAGTGACCTGAGGAATGGTTTTGGTCGGAAATGTGAATACAATGGGAGGAGTACGGATGTTTGTTTCTTATTCGCAAGGAAGTTCCCGCCAACTGCTTTGGATAACCTGCTCAAGTTTGCACGGGAGAGCATACACTTCAACACATAG
- the LOC114823651 gene encoding glycosyltransferase BC10-like — translation MKVLNQNPLNFFSKLFNFQLNLLNLLFYFLLFGGGLTLGMVLSFYMKDFSLSLQLAQFSFSTSTSASNPHNLMPNVKAVQPNESYRPPRIGLKEYLKPPEVFHDMDDVELLWRASMSPRISEYPFPRVPKVAFLFLVKGPVLLAPLWEKFFKGHQGLYSIYVHSNPSYNGSHPETPVFHGRRIPSQEVEWGNVNMIEAERRLLANALLDISNERFVLLSESCIPLHNFSTVYNYIIRSNETFVQVYDDPSSVGRGRYSFNMYPQVWLNQWRKGSQWFEMDRSLAIEVVSDRKYFPVFQSYCKGSCYADEHYLPTFVNMKFGKKNSNRTLTWVDWSRGGPHPAKFTRTDVTIDVLNSLRNGTSCIYNGRVSNVCYLFARKFGPETLERLLKFAPKLMGFNR, via the exons ATGAAGGTACTAAATCAAAACCCTTTAAACTTCTTCTCAAAGCTCTTCAATTTCCAGCTCAACCTCCTCAATCTCCTCTTCTACTTCCTCCTCTTCGGCGGCGGTCTGACCCTCGGAATGGTGCTCAGCTTCTACATGAAAGACTTTTCCTTGAGTCTGCAATTAGCACAATTCTCCTTCTCGACCTCAACATCTGCATCCAATCCGCACAACCTAATGCCGAACGTAAAAGCAGTCCAACCGAACGAGAGTTATCGTCCTCCTCGTATAGGATTGAAGGAGTATCTAAAGCCGCCGGAGGTTTTCCACGACATGGACGATGTGGAGTTGCTGTGGAGAGCTTCGATGAGTCCTCGGATTTCCGAGTATCCGTTTCCCCGTGTTCCCAAGGTTGCCTTCTTGTTCTTGGTAAAGGGTCCTGTTCTTTTGGCCCCGTTGTGGGAGAAGTTCTTCAAAGGACATCAAGGATTGTACTCGATCTACGTGCACTCGAATCCATCTTACAATGGATCGCACCCGGAAACTCCAGTTTTTCATGGCAGAAGAATTCCTAGCCAG GAAGTAGAATGGGGAAATGTGAACATGATCGAGGCCGAGCGCCGCCTGTTGGCGAATGCTCTTCTCGACATCTCAAACGAACGGTTCGTTCTGCTCTCGGAGTCATGCATTCCCCTCCACAACTTCTCCACCGTCTACAATTACATCATCCGCTCCAACGAAACTTTTGTGCAAGTCTATGATGATCCAAGCTCGGTCGGGCGTGGCAGGTACAGTTTTAACATGTATCCACAAGTCTGGTTGAATCAATGGCGAAAAGGGTCGCAATGGTTTGAAATGGACAGAAGCCTCGCCATTGAAGTTGTCTCGGATAGAAAATACTTCCCGGTGTTCCAAAGTTACTGCAAGGGATCATGCTACGCAGACGAGCATTACTTACCTACATTTGTGAACATGAAATTTGGGAAGAAGAATTCGAATAGGACTTTGACCTGGGTTGACTGGTCGAGGGGCGGCCCACACCCTGCCAAGTTTACTAGAACAGATGTGACGATTGATGTTTTGAACAGCTTGAGGAATGGGACTTCTTGTATATACAATGGAAGAGTATCCAACGTTTGTTACCTGTTTGCCAGGAAGTTTGGGCCTGAAACGCTCGAGAGACTACTGAAGTTTGCGCCGAAGCTCATGGGATTCAACAGATAG